One Hallerella porci DNA window includes the following coding sequences:
- a CDS encoding ATP-dependent DNA helicase RecG, translating to MFSPRRNSDGWTQSEHECGKCIRHSRLRDSQRLPILTMDLSSLPGLGPKRIKALNESGLFTVSDLLYNIPRTWLDRTRLNKIAECKAGDNAILIGTIRRAGLAYGRSSRYIATLDDGTGQVSLIFFRGLKHWSKSVSVGSRFCVIGKLSDYRGLQIVHPEMQKLEDGEEFNGSIEPVYTITEAEHAAKIEQNFFRALYPKIFALPNLTIPNSPPAELLQFLGVRNILENLKRLHTPKTFAEAMQAKMQLKKLELLPFCLRMNVRRRSLVVRGKSREIDENAIAKAKAALPFALTRGQESAVKKICEGLSGKKQFHALLQGDVGSGKTVVAMLAMLAIAKSGEQCALMAPTDILARQHYKSLKPFFDAAGIRTALLLGACSATEKKSISGELQMGITQVVIGTHALFSKDVIFQNLTFVVIDEQHRFGVNQREALLQKGHFPDLLVMSATPIPRSLAMTLYGDLTPIVLNEKPAGRKPVKTRLVDPTKRDDMKKFLLKEVQSGNRCYWVVSRVEIDGVGNTLSVDEVKEELESFSSLWKVGAIHGQMDEDERDRILSEFASGKLQVLVATTVIEVGVNVPEANLMVIDAPDRFGLAQLHQLRGRVGRGNQEAWCFLLVPNASPAHERLANFASTDDGFKIAEMDLQDRGAGNLEGKEQSGAWVFRWFDWIQDQGMIQKMLETAEEILDNKPNFSVEVQEKIQKWYATLPQGNADGVH from the coding sequence CGAGCATGAATGTGGCAAATGCATTCGCCATTCTCGCTTACGCGATTCGCAGCGGTTACCGATTTTAACGATGGATCTTTCTTCTCTTCCTGGACTTGGACCGAAGCGCATTAAAGCGCTCAACGAATCGGGACTTTTTACCGTTTCGGATTTGTTGTATAATATTCCGCGGACTTGGTTAGACCGCACGCGTTTAAATAAAATTGCGGAATGCAAAGCCGGCGATAATGCGATTCTCATCGGAACCATTCGCCGCGCAGGACTCGCTTACGGAAGAAGTTCTCGCTACATTGCGACTTTGGACGATGGCACAGGTCAAGTGAGCCTCATTTTTTTCCGCGGGCTCAAGCATTGGTCCAAAAGCGTTTCGGTCGGTTCTCGCTTTTGCGTCATCGGAAAATTAAGCGATTATCGCGGGCTGCAAATCGTGCATCCCGAAATGCAAAAACTCGAAGACGGCGAAGAATTTAACGGGAGCATTGAACCCGTTTACACGATTACCGAAGCCGAACACGCAGCTAAAATTGAGCAGAATTTTTTCCGCGCACTTTATCCGAAAATTTTTGCGCTGCCCAATCTCACAATTCCCAATTCACCGCCCGCAGAACTTCTCCAATTTTTAGGCGTTAGAAACATTCTCGAAAATTTGAAACGTTTGCATACTCCCAAAACTTTTGCCGAAGCGATGCAAGCGAAAATGCAACTCAAAAAATTGGAACTGCTCCCGTTTTGTCTGCGGATGAATGTGCGGAGGCGCAGTCTTGTCGTCCGCGGAAAATCCCGCGAAATTGACGAGAACGCCATTGCAAAAGCCAAAGCAGCGCTCCCGTTTGCGCTCACCCGCGGGCAAGAATCTGCGGTCAAAAAAATCTGCGAAGGACTTTCGGGAAAGAAGCAATTCCACGCACTTTTACAAGGCGATGTCGGCAGCGGAAAAACCGTCGTCGCAATGCTTGCGATGCTCGCGATTGCGAAAAGCGGTGAACAATGCGCGCTGATGGCGCCCACCGATATTTTAGCTAGACAACATTACAAAAGTTTAAAACCATTTTTTGATGCGGCGGGAATTCGCACAGCCCTTTTACTCGGCGCATGTTCTGCGACAGAAAAAAAATCGATTTCTGGCGAACTCCAAATGGGAATCACGCAAGTCGTCATCGGAACGCATGCGCTTTTTTCGAAAGATGTAATTTTTCAAAATTTGACATTTGTCGTCATCGATGAACAGCACCGCTTCGGCGTGAATCAGCGCGAAGCGCTTTTGCAAAAAGGTCACTTTCCCGATCTTCTCGTGATGAGTGCGACCCCGATTCCGCGGAGTTTAGCGATGACTCTTTACGGCGATTTGACGCCGATTGTGTTAAACGAAAAACCCGCGGGCAGAAAGCCTGTGAAAACGCGTCTTGTCGATCCGACGAAACGCGACGATATGAAAAAATTTTTGCTCAAAGAAGTGCAAAGCGGAAATCGCTGTTATTGGGTCGTGAGCCGCGTCGAAATCGATGGAGTCGGAAATACATTAAGCGTTGACGAAGTGAAAGAAGAATTAGAATCGTTCAGTTCTCTTTGGAAAGTCGGCGCAATTCACGGGCAAATGGACGAAGACGAACGCGACCGCATTCTAAGCGAATTTGCCTCGGGAAAATTACAAGTTCTCGTCGCGACGACCGTCATCGAAGTCGGCGTCAATGTGCCCGAAGCCAATTTGATGGTCATCGATGCGCCCGATCGTTTTGGACTTGCGCAGTTGCATCAGTTGCGCGGACGCGTGGGACGCGGAAATCAAGAAGCGTGGTGTTTTCTTCTTGTGCCCAATGCAAGCCCGGCACACGAACGCCTCGCCAATTTTGCAAGTACCGACGACGGATTCAAAATTGCCGAAATGGATTTGCAAGACCGCGGCGCCGGAAATTTAGAAGGCAAAGAACAAAGCGGCGCTTGGGTTTTCCGCTGGTTTGATTGGATTCAAGATCAAGGCATGATTCAAAAAATGCTCGAAACCGCCGAAGAAATTTTGGACAACAAACCGAATTTTTCCGTCGAAGTTCAAGAAAAAATTCAGAAATGGTATGCGACACTTCCGCAAGGAAATGCCGACGGCGTCCACTAA